A single genomic interval of Corylus avellana chromosome ca10, CavTom2PMs-1.0 harbors:
- the LOC132163568 gene encoding laccase-2-like, producing MGASLPSSPAVVVAFLFAIAFLCLFPDVAVAKAKHAGVTRHYKFDIRLQNVTRLCHTKSLVTVNGKFPGPRIIAREGDRLVVKVVNHVPNNISIHWHGIRQLQSGWFDGPSYITQCPIQTGQSFVYNFTIVGQRGTLFWHAHISWLRATVYGPLIILPKQNASYPFLKPYKEVPIIFGEWWNVDPEAVIKQALQTGAGPNVSDAYTINGLPGPLYNCSKKDTFRLKVKPGKTYLLRLINAALNDELFFSIANHSLTIVEADAIYVKPFTTNVLVITPGQTTNVLLKTKPHDPNATFFMLARPYFTGLGTFDNSTVAGILEYDNSTSAFNKRPHFKPALPALNATSFVMNFTRKFKSLATAKFPANVPQTVQKRFFFTVGLGSNPCPKNQTCQGPNNSSKFAASINNISFILPTTALLQAHFFGKSNGIYTTDFPSVPLQPFNYTGTPPNNTVVSNGTKAIVLPYNTSVEVVLQDTSILGAESHPLHLHGFNFYVVGQGFGNFNPNKDPANFNVVDPAERNTVGVPSGGWVAIRFLADNPGVWLMHCHFDVHLSWGLRMAWIVQDGKLPNQKLPPPPADLPKC from the exons ATGGGTGCTTCTCTTCCTTCATCACCGGCAGTTGTTGTGGCTTTTCTCTTTGCCATTGCCTTTCTCTGCCTCTTTCCTGACGTTGCCGTTGCTAAAGCAAAGCATGCAGGCGTTACAAGGCACTACAAGTTTGAT atAAGGTTACAAAATGTCACCCGATTGTGCCACACAAAGAGCCTGGTGACAGTCAATGGGAAATTCCCTGGCCCTCGAATTATTGCTAGAGAGGGAGACAGACTGGTTGTTAAGGTGGTCAATCATGTTCCAAACAACATTTCCATCCACTG GCATGGAATCAGACAGCTACAGAGCGGATGGTTTGATGGGCCATCATATATAACCCAATGCCCTATTCAAACTGGGCAGAGTTTTGTGTACAACTTCACCATTGTTGGCCAAAGAGGAACTCTTTTCTGGCATGCCCACATCTCATGGCTAAGAGCTACTGTCTACGGACCCCTCATCATCCTCCCTAAGCAAAATGCATCATACCCATTTCTCAAACCCTACAAGGAAGTCCCCATCATATTtg GAGAGTGGTGGAATGTTGATCCAGAGGCAGTAATTAAGCAAGCTCTTCAGACCGGAGCCGGCCCAAATGTCTCTGATGCCTACACAATTAATGGACTTCCTGGACCATTGTACAATTGTTCTAAAAAAG ATACGTTCCGGCTGAAGGTAAAGCCGGGGAAGACATATCTCCTCCGTTTGATTAACGCTGCACTCAATGACGAGCTCTTTTTCAGCATAGCAAACCACAGCCTAACCATTGTTGAAGCAGATGCAATTTACGTGAAGCCTTTCACGACCAATGTATTGGTCATCACACCAGGACAGACCACCAACGTTCTTCTGAAGACAAAACCCCACGACCCCAACGCCACATTCTTCATGTTAGCTCGACCATATTTCACCGGCTTAGGAACCTTTGACAATTCCACGGTTGCCGGCATTCTTGAGTACGACAATTCCACGTCGGCTTTCAACAAGCGTCCACATTTCAAACCAGCTCTCCCCGCCCTCAATGCCACTTCCTTCGTCATGAATTTTAcaagaaaatttaaaagtttggcCACCGCTAAATTCCCTGCCAACGTGCCCCAAACGGTCCAAAAGCGGTTTTTTTTCACTGTAGGCCTAGGAAGCAACCCGTGCCCCAAaaaccaaacctgccaagggcCTAACAACAGCTCAAAATTTGCAGCTTCAATTAACAATATCTCCTTTATCCTCCCCACAACAGCACTCCTCCAAGCACATTTCTTCGGGAAATCTAATGGGATTTACACCACTGATTTTCCAAGTGTTCCCCTACAACCATTCAACTACACCGGCACTCCACCCAACAATACAGTTGTGAGCAATGGAACCAAAGCAATAGTTCTACCATATAATACTAGCGTTGAAGTAGTGTTGCAGGACACAAGCATTTTGGGTGCTGAGAGCCATCCGCTCCATCTTCATGGCTTCAACTTTTATGTTGTCGGCCAAGGTTTCGGAAACTTTAATCCCAACAAGGATCCTGCCAACTTTAACGTTGTTGACCCTGCTGAAAGAAATACTGTTGGTGTGCCTTCCGGTGGTTGGGTTGCCATTCGGTTCCTTGCAGACAACCCAG GGGTTTGGTTGATGCATTGCCACTTCGATGTCCATCTGAGCTGGGGTTTAAGAATGGCCTGGATTGTGCAAGATGGGAAGCTCCCCAATCAGAAGCTGCCTCCTCCACCGGCAGATCTTCCAAAGTGTTGA